The Acomys russatus chromosome 3, mAcoRus1.1, whole genome shotgun sequence genome has a window encoding:
- the Btn1a1 gene encoding butyrophilin subfamily 1 member A1 — MPVALNSCLLVWLLTLTVLQLPVLDSAPFDVVAPQEPVLAIVGSDAELTCHFSPNASAEHMELRWFRARRSPAVLLYRAGQEQEGQQMAEYRGRATLVTDGLRDGRATLRILDVRVSDQGEYRCLFKDKDDSEEGAAHLTVSAVGSDPHISVNVQENGERELECTSSGWYPEPQVQWRMASGDMLPSTSESKRRDEEGLFTVAASITIRDSFVKNVSCCIQNTLLGQEKVEEIFIPAPFVPRLTPWIVAVAVTVLALGLLTIGSIFFTWKLYKERSRERKDKFGSKERLLEELRCRKTDLHEVDVTLDPDTAHPHLFLYEDSKSVRLEDSRQILPDIPERFDSWPCVLGRETFTSGRHYWEVEVGDRTDWAVGVCRENVVKKGFDPMTPDNGFWAVELYGNGYWALTPLRTPLQLAGPPRRVGVFLDYESGGISFYNMSDGSLIYTFPTVSFSGPLRPFFCLWSCGKKPLSICPAASGPREITVIANSQDSVPSSPLGEGSSSGDTHPPL; from the exons ATGCCAGTTGCCCTCAACTCCTGCCTCTTGGTTTGGCTGCTCACCCTCACCGTCCTGCAACTGCCTGTGCTGGATTCAG CTCCCTTCGATGTGGTCGCACCTCAGGAGCCAGTGCTGGCTATAGTCGGCTCAGATGCCGAGCTGACTTGTCACTTCTCCCCAAACGCGAGCGCGGAGCACATGGAGCTGCGGTGGTTTCGAGCGAGGAGGTCGCCAGCGGTGCTTCTGTACCGGGCTGGCCAGGAGCAGGAGGGCCAGCAGATGGCTGAGTACCGCGGGAGGGCGACCCTGGTGACCGACGGGCTCCGGGACGGCCGCGCTACTCTGCGGATACTAGATGTCAGAGTCTCGGACCAAGGCGAGTACCGGTGCCTTTTCAAAGACAAGGACGACTCCGAGGAGGGCGCTGCGCATCTCACAGTGTCTG CTGTGGGCTCTGATCCTCACATCAGCGTGAACGTTCAAGAGAAcggagagagggagctggagtgCACCTCGTCAGGGTGGTACCCGGAGCCTCAGGTGCAGTGGAGGATGGCCAGCGGAGACATGTTACCATCCACATCAGAGTCCAAGAGGCGTGATGAGGAAGGCCTGTTCACTGTGGCGGCTTCCATAACAATCAGAGACAGCTTCGTAAAGAACGTGTCCTGCTGCATCCAGAACACCCTCCTTGGGCAGGAGAAGGTAGAAGAGATCTTCATACCAG ctccCTTCGTGCCAAGACTAACTCCCTGGATAGTAGCTGTGGCTGTCACCGTGCTAGCCTTAGGGCTTCTCACCATCGGGTCCATATTTTTCACTTGGAAACTGTACAAGGAAAGATCCAGAGAACGGAAGGATAAGTTTGGCTCTAAAG agagACTTCTGGAAGAACTCA GATGCAGAAAGACTGACCTGCATGAAG ttgACGTGACTCTGGATCCAGACACAGCTcacccccacctctttctctATGAGGATTCAAAATCAGTTCGCCTGGAAGACTCGCGTCAGATCCTGCCTGATATACCAGAGCGGTTTGACTCCTGGCCCTGCGTGTTAGGCCGTGAGACCTTCACTTCAGGGAGACATtactgggaggtggaggtgggagataGAACCGACTGGGCCGTTGGTGTTTGTAGGGAGAACGTGGTGAAGAAAGGCTTCGATCCCATGACTCCTGATAATGGGTTCTGGGCCGTGGAGCTATATGGAAATGGATACTGGGCCCTCACTCCGCTCCGGACCCCTCTCCAGTTAGCGGGGCCCCCTCGTCGGGTTGGCGTTTTTCTGGACTATGAATCAGGAGGCATTTCCTTCTACAACATGAGTGACGGATCTCTGATCTATACTTTCCCTACTGTCTCTTTCTCTGGCCCCCTCCGTCCCTTCTTTTGCCTGTGGTCTTGTGGTAAAAAGCCCCTAAGCATCTGTCCAGCTGCCAGTGGGCCTAGGGAAATCACAGTCATTGCTAATAGCCAGGACAGCGTTCCCTCGTCCCCGCTGGGGGAAGGCTCTTCTTCAGGAGACACACACCCTCCACTGTAA